A stretch of Rhodoferax potami DNA encodes these proteins:
- the clpS gene encoding ATP-dependent Clp protease adapter ClpS, with the protein MATNTPKPPAIKPPPTGSDDGTVVLERLAQKVQPPSMYQVVMLNDDYTPMEFVVVVIQEFFGKDLEAATAIMLKIHLDGRGVCGVYPKDIAATKVDQVLDAAHKAGHPLKCVSEPVDL; encoded by the coding sequence AGCCACCGCCTACAGGCAGCGACGACGGCACTGTCGTCCTTGAACGCCTGGCGCAGAAGGTACAACCCCCTTCGATGTACCAGGTCGTCATGCTCAATGACGACTACACACCGATGGAGTTTGTGGTGGTCGTGATTCAGGAGTTCTTTGGAAAAGACCTGGAGGCTGCCACAGCCATCATGCTCAAAATCCATTTGGATGGGCGTGGAGTGTGTGGCGTTTACCCGAAAGATATTGCCGCGACCAAAGTGGACCAAGTGCTGGACGCAGCACACAAGGCAGGTCACCCATTGAAATGTGTCAGTGAGCCCGTAGATCTGTAG
- a CDS encoding 2-hydroxyacid dehydrogenase, with the protein MTTPTSKPRILVSRAIFPEVIAQLEAAFEVEHNQADAVWSPQELTSRLQGKDGVLTTGGERISVELLQACPQLKICANMAVGFNNFDVPAMTASGVQGTNAPDVLTETTADFGFALMMAAARRMAESEHFLRAGLWKRWSYDMFCGSDIHGATLGILGMGRIGQGIARRGFHGFGMKVIYHNRSRLDAGLEAACGAQYVDKATLLAQADHLVLVVPYSAESHHTIGAAELALMKPTATLTNIARGGIVDDAALAHALRSGQIAAAGLDVFEGEPQVHADLLTVPNVVLTPHIASATLATRLAMAQLAADNLLRFFATGEVLTPVNTLGAVRR; encoded by the coding sequence ATGACAACACCAACTAGCAAACCTCGCATACTGGTCAGCCGGGCCATCTTCCCCGAGGTGATCGCTCAGCTGGAGGCGGCCTTCGAGGTCGAGCACAACCAAGCGGATGCCGTCTGGTCACCCCAAGAGTTGACCTCCCGCCTGCAAGGCAAAGACGGCGTGCTCACCACCGGCGGCGAGCGCATCAGCGTTGAGCTGCTGCAGGCTTGTCCGCAACTCAAAATCTGCGCCAACATGGCCGTGGGCTTTAACAACTTCGATGTGCCGGCCATGACCGCTAGCGGCGTGCAGGGCACCAATGCACCGGATGTGCTGACCGAGACCACCGCCGATTTCGGCTTCGCGCTGATGATGGCCGCCGCCCGCCGCATGGCCGAGAGCGAGCACTTTTTGCGTGCCGGCTTGTGGAAGCGCTGGAGTTACGACATGTTTTGCGGCAGCGACATCCACGGCGCCACGCTCGGCATTCTGGGCATGGGGCGCATCGGGCAGGGCATAGCGCGGCGCGGCTTTCATGGCTTCGGCATGAAGGTGATCTATCACAACCGCAGCCGCCTCGATGCCGGGCTGGAAGCCGCGTGTGGCGCGCAGTATGTAGACAAAGCGACGCTGCTCGCACAAGCCGACCATCTGGTGTTGGTGGTGCCGTACTCGGCGGAGTCGCACCACACCATCGGTGCTGCAGAGTTGGCGCTTATGAAGCCCACCGCCACCCTGACCAACATTGCGCGCGGCGGCATTGTGGACGATGCGGCACTGGCCCATGCCCTACGCAGCGGGCAGATTGCTGCGGCCGGGCTGGACGTGTTTGAGGGCGAACCGCAAGTGCACGCGGACCTGCTGACGGTGCCCAACGTGGTGCTGACCCCGCACATTGCCAGCGCGACGCTCGCCACGCGACTTGCCATGGCCCAACTGGCTGCGGACAACCTGCTGCGCTTTTTTGCGACAGGCGAGGTGCTCACCCCAGTGAACACACTGGGCGCAGTGCGACGTTAA
- a CDS encoding DUF1499 domain-containing protein — translation MKTLWFVGLVVILLPAVVFFAGQFGMLKGKAPGDLGVHNGRLKPPSNTPNSVSSQAGLYPEHPQRGYADISPLHYQGDGASALRKLADIVRALPATTVVTETSDYLYAQSTTPTLKFTDDVEFWLNPAEQVIHVRSASRIGRKDFAVNRARVESIRAQFEKN, via the coding sequence ATGAAAACTTTATGGTTCGTCGGCCTGGTAGTGATCCTGCTGCCTGCGGTGGTCTTCTTCGCAGGACAGTTCGGCATGCTCAAAGGCAAAGCACCGGGTGACCTCGGCGTTCACAATGGTCGCCTCAAGCCCCCCTCCAACACGCCGAATAGTGTCAGCAGCCAAGCCGGGCTATACCCCGAACACCCTCAGCGCGGGTACGCCGATATTTCTCCCCTGCACTACCAAGGCGACGGCGCGTCTGCGCTGCGCAAGCTAGCCGATATTGTCCGCGCTTTGCCAGCGACGACAGTAGTCACGGAGACCAGCGATTACCTGTACGCTCAGAGTACAACTCCAACGCTGAAGTTCACAGACGACGTTGAGTTTTGGTTGAACCCTGCAGAACAGGTCATCCATGTCCGCTCAGCTAGTCGTATCGGACGCAAGGACTTCGCAGTCAACCGGGCCCGTGTAGAAAGCATAAGGGCCCAGTTCGAGAAGAACTGA
- the clpA gene encoding ATP-dependent Clp protease ATP-binding subunit ClpA: MIAQELEVSLHMAFVEARQQRHEFITVEHLLLALLDNPSAAEVLRACAANIDDLRKSLTNFIKDNTPQVAGSDEVDTQPTLGFQRVIQRAIMHVQSTGSGKKEVTGANVLVAIFGEKDSHAVYYLHQQGVTRLDVVNFIAHGIKKTDPPEAAKSNEAPSDGEEGVSEKNEKASPLEQYTQNLNQLAKEGKIDPLIGRDYEVERVIQILCRRRKNNPLLVGEAGVGKTAIAEGLAWRISQNNVPEILADSVVYSLDMGALLAGTKYRGDFEQRLKAVLKSLKEKPNAVLFIDEIHTLIGAGAASGGTLDASNLLKPSLSSGQLKCIGATTFTEYRGIFEKDAALSRRFQKVDVVEPTIDQTVEILKGLKSRFEEHHNVKYAVAALQAAAELSAKYINDRQLPDKAIDVIDEAGAAQRILAPSKRKKTISKTEVEEIVAKIARIPPANVSNDDRSKLKTLERDLKSVVFGQDKALDVLASAVKMARSGLGKGDKPIGSFLFSGPTGVGKTEAAKQLAYIMGIDLIRFDMSEYMERHAVSRMIGAPPGYVGFDQGGLLTEAITKKPHAVLLLDEIEKAHPDIFNVLLQVMDHGSLTDNNGRKADFRNVIIIMTTNAGAETMNKATIGFTNPREAGDEMTDIKRLFTPEFRNRLDAIVGFKALDEVVILRVVDKFLLQLETQLAEKKVEVTFTDKLRKHLGKKGFDPLMGARPMQRLIQDTIRRALADELLFGRLVDGGRLTVDLDDKDEVSLDIQPIPKKEGKSKPEEATAG, from the coding sequence ATGATTGCCCAAGAATTGGAAGTCAGCTTGCACATGGCATTCGTGGAAGCCCGTCAGCAGCGCCATGAATTCATCACCGTAGAGCACTTGTTGTTGGCTCTGTTGGACAACCCCAGTGCGGCAGAAGTGCTCAGGGCTTGCGCCGCCAACATCGACGATCTGCGCAAATCTCTTACCAACTTTATCAAGGACAACACGCCGCAAGTGGCGGGGTCCGATGAAGTCGATACGCAGCCGACGCTGGGTTTCCAGCGCGTGATCCAGCGCGCTATCATGCATGTGCAGAGCACAGGCAGTGGCAAGAAAGAAGTGACTGGCGCCAACGTGCTGGTAGCCATCTTTGGCGAAAAAGATTCTCACGCGGTCTACTATCTCCACCAGCAAGGCGTGACCCGTTTGGATGTGGTGAACTTCATCGCGCATGGCATCAAGAAAACCGACCCGCCCGAAGCTGCCAAATCGAATGAAGCGCCTTCGGATGGCGAAGAGGGCGTGAGCGAGAAGAACGAAAAAGCGTCTCCGCTGGAGCAGTACACGCAGAACCTGAATCAGTTGGCCAAAGAGGGCAAGATCGATCCGCTGATTGGTCGTGATTACGAGGTGGAGCGGGTCATTCAAATCCTGTGCCGCCGGCGCAAGAACAATCCCTTGCTGGTTGGTGAAGCTGGTGTGGGCAAGACCGCAATCGCGGAGGGATTGGCATGGCGCATTTCTCAAAATAACGTGCCCGAGATTCTGGCCGACTCGGTGGTGTATTCGCTCGACATGGGCGCCCTCTTGGCAGGTACCAAGTACCGCGGAGACTTTGAGCAGCGCCTGAAAGCGGTTCTCAAGTCCTTGAAGGAAAAGCCCAATGCGGTCTTGTTCATCGACGAAATTCATACGCTCATCGGAGCAGGTGCAGCCTCTGGGGGCACCTTGGATGCGTCAAACTTGCTCAAGCCAAGCCTGAGCTCCGGCCAGTTGAAATGCATTGGTGCTACGACATTTACCGAATATCGCGGCATTTTTGAAAAAGACGCTGCGCTGTCACGGCGCTTCCAAAAAGTGGATGTGGTGGAGCCCACCATTGACCAGACGGTTGAGATCCTGAAAGGATTGAAGTCACGCTTTGAAGAGCACCACAACGTCAAATACGCGGTGGCTGCACTTCAGGCCGCAGCAGAGCTGAGTGCCAAGTACATCAACGATCGGCAGCTGCCGGATAAGGCGATCGATGTGATTGATGAGGCCGGTGCTGCACAGCGCATCTTGGCGCCTAGCAAACGCAAAAAGACCATCAGCAAGACCGAGGTGGAGGAAATCGTGGCGAAGATCGCACGCATTCCTCCGGCCAACGTCTCCAACGATGACCGCAGCAAGTTGAAAACGCTGGAGCGCGATCTCAAGAGCGTGGTCTTTGGTCAGGATAAAGCGCTCGATGTGCTCGCCTCTGCGGTCAAAATGGCTCGCTCAGGCTTGGGCAAGGGCGACAAGCCAATTGGCTCCTTCCTGTTCAGCGGTCCCACGGGTGTCGGTAAGACGGAGGCAGCCAAGCAACTGGCTTACATCATGGGCATTGACCTGATTCGCTTCGATATGAGCGAGTACATGGAGCGCCATGCGGTGAGCCGCATGATTGGTGCGCCTCCGGGCTATGTGGGCTTTGACCAAGGCGGGTTGCTGACCGAGGCGATCACCAAGAAGCCCCATGCCGTGTTGTTGCTGGATGAGATCGAAAAAGCGCATCCGGACATCTTCAATGTGCTGTTGCAGGTGATGGACCACGGGTCCTTGACCGACAACAACGGACGCAAGGCCGACTTCCGCAACGTGATCATCATCATGACCACTAACGCCGGCGCCGAGACGATGAATAAGGCCACGATCGGTTTCACCAATCCGCGTGAGGCTGGCGATGAAATGACCGACATCAAGCGTCTGTTCACGCCGGAGTTCCGTAACCGTCTGGATGCCATCGTCGGCTTCAAGGCCTTGGACGAGGTGGTGATCTTGCGGGTGGTTGACAAGTTCCTCTTGCAGCTGGAAACCCAATTGGCCGAGAAGAAGGTCGAGGTGACTTTCACTGACAAGCTGCGCAAGCATCTGGGCAAGAAAGGCTTCGACCCCTTGATGGGCGCCCGACCCATGCAGCGTTTGATCCAAGACACGATTCGTCGTGCACTGGCCGACGAATTGTTGTTCGGGCGCTTGGTCGACGGTGGTCGCCTGACGGTGGACCTGGATGACAAGGATGAGGTGTCTTTGGATATCCAGCCTATCCCCAAAAAGGAAGGTAAGTCCAAGCCTGAAGAGGCCACGGCAGGCTGA
- a CDS encoding phasin family protein → MLTVEQVIASHKANIETLFGLTTKAFEGVEKIVELNLTASKAAMAEAATHTQTLLSVKDAQELLALQSGLLQPLAEKTAAYSRHLYDIATSTGAEFTKNAEAQAAEAQKKFSGLVDSAAKNAPAGSESVVAIMKSSVAAANNALESVQKAVKQATEVAEANFNAVAATATNATKAATAKKR, encoded by the coding sequence ATGCTGACCGTTGAACAAGTTATCGCTTCCCACAAAGCCAACATCGAAACCCTGTTTGGTTTGACTACCAAGGCCTTCGAAGGCGTGGAAAAGATTGTCGAGCTGAACCTGACTGCCTCCAAAGCAGCCATGGCCGAAGCCGCTACCCACACACAAACTTTGTTGAGCGTGAAAGACGCCCAAGAGCTGTTGGCCCTGCAATCCGGCCTGCTGCAGCCTTTGGCAGAGAAAACTGCTGCTTACAGCCGTCACCTCTATGACATCGCGACCTCCACTGGCGCTGAATTCACCAAAAACGCTGAAGCCCAAGCTGCTGAAGCCCAGAAGAAGTTTTCTGGTCTGGTCGACAGCGCTGCCAAGAACGCTCCTGCAGGTTCCGAATCTGTGGTCGCCATCATGAAGAGCTCTGTGGCTGCTGCCAACAATGCACTGGAATCTGTGCAAAAAGCAGTGAAGCAAGCGACTGAAGTTGCCGAAGCTAACTTCAACGCTGTGGCTGCTACTGCAACCAACGCCACCAAGGCTGCGACTGCGAAAAAGCGCTAA
- a CDS encoding patatin-like phospholipase family protein — translation MTLEENGIKPNLVTGTSAGSLVAAIYASGKNGAQLQRVAETMEEAAIADWTLPIFSRGMLRGDALARYVNAQVSSKLIEDLPMPLGIVATDLNTGNDVLFQRGDTGTAVRASSAVPAVFQPVKIAGREYVDGGLVSPVPVGAARRMGADFVIAVDISSPPEGSLTGGTLDILMQTFSIMGKSINRYELRDAEVVVRPALQGIGSSDFSARKRSIEAGRQAMLKMIPELKAALAARDR, via the coding sequence GTGACATTAGAAGAAAACGGGATCAAACCCAATTTGGTGACTGGCACCTCCGCCGGTAGTCTGGTGGCGGCGATTTACGCAAGTGGCAAGAATGGAGCCCAGTTGCAGCGTGTGGCGGAAACGATGGAGGAAGCAGCGATTGCCGACTGGACCTTACCCATCTTCAGCCGTGGCATGTTGCGTGGTGATGCCTTGGCGCGTTACGTCAACGCGCAGGTCAGCAGCAAACTGATCGAGGACCTGCCCATGCCCTTGGGCATCGTGGCTACCGATCTCAACACCGGGAATGACGTGTTGTTCCAAAGAGGGGATACCGGCACTGCGGTGCGGGCCTCTAGCGCGGTGCCGGCCGTGTTTCAGCCGGTAAAAATCGCAGGGCGCGAGTATGTCGATGGCGGTCTCGTGTCTCCGGTGCCTGTGGGGGCAGCGCGTCGCATGGGGGCTGATTTTGTGATCGCGGTCGACATTTCCAGTCCGCCTGAAGGCAGTCTGACTGGGGGCACCCTGGATATCCTGATGCAGACATTCTCGATCATGGGCAAGAGTATCAACCGCTATGAACTGCGGGACGCTGAGGTCGTGGTGCGCCCAGCGTTACAAGGGATTGGAAGTTCAGATTTCAGTGCCCGCAAACGCTCTATCGAGGCAGGCCGGCAAGCCATGCTGAAGATGATTCCCGAGCTCAAAGCGGCACTTGCCGCGAGAGACAGATAA
- a CDS encoding nitroreductase, with product MTAAIVDDAIRSRMSARAFLPQAVAREDIEAILDVASRAPSGTNCQPWKVYVLQGASRDALVDKTCAAHDAIRANPELAAQYQEEYDYYPAEWVSPYVDRRRENGWGLYGLLGIGKADKDKMHAQHQRNFRFFDAPVGLMFTVDKVMGRGSLVDYGAFLQNIMVAARGRGLHTCPQAAWNGFSSIILPHIGAGEGEMLVCGMSLGYADPDAPVNTFHTPRVPVADFTRWVE from the coding sequence ATGACCGCAGCTATCGTCGATGACGCCATCCGCTCCCGCATGTCCGCCCGGGCCTTTCTGCCCCAGGCAGTCGCCCGGGAAGATATTGAAGCCATTCTGGACGTAGCCAGCCGCGCCCCTTCCGGTACCAATTGCCAACCTTGGAAGGTCTATGTGCTACAAGGTGCGAGCCGCGATGCGCTGGTGGACAAAACCTGTGCCGCCCATGACGCCATCCGCGCCAACCCCGAGCTGGCCGCGCAGTACCAAGAGGAATACGACTACTACCCTGCCGAGTGGGTCAGCCCCTATGTAGACCGCCGGCGCGAAAACGGCTGGGGGCTCTATGGCTTGTTGGGCATCGGCAAGGCCGACAAGGACAAAATGCACGCGCAGCATCAGCGCAACTTCCGTTTCTTTGATGCGCCGGTCGGCCTGATGTTCACCGTCGACAAGGTCATGGGGCGCGGCTCGCTGGTGGATTACGGTGCGTTTTTGCAAAACATCATGGTGGCCGCGCGGGGCCGTGGTCTCCACACCTGCCCGCAGGCGGCGTGGAATGGCTTCTCCAGCATCATCCTTCCGCACATCGGCGCGGGCGAGGGCGAAATGCTGGTCTGCGGCATGTCGCTCGGTTATGCCGACCCTGATGCGCCGGTCAACACGTTCCACACGCCCCGTGTGCCCGTCGCCGATTTCACCCGCTGGGTGGAGTGA
- the istB gene encoding IS21-like element helper ATPase IstB, which yields MSLQMERLRELCDQLRLLNLPDQLAHLGQMAAKKELGYLEFLEQALRGEALARVERTRAMLTRIAGFPAIKTLDEFDFQFASGVPKPLVQELGSLAFVERSENVVLLGASGVGKTHLAIALGYRATQAGIKTRFITAADLLMTLSTALRQNTLEEAIKRIVRPYRLLIIDEVGYLPMNREQANLLFQVIAKRYEVGSLILTSNLPFGQWDQTFADDATLTAALLDRLLHHAHVVPISGDSYRLKDKRRAGVIAASSNTLLKRKRSHLDTQEEQAA from the coding sequence ATGAGCCTGCAAATGGAAAGACTGCGTGAACTGTGTGATCAGCTGCGCCTGCTCAACTTACCCGATCAGCTTGCCCACTTGGGGCAAATGGCGGCCAAGAAAGAGCTGGGGTACCTGGAGTTCCTGGAGCAAGCCTTGCGTGGCGAGGCTCTAGCCAGAGTGGAGAGAACACGCGCCATGCTCACGCGCATAGCGGGCTTCCCCGCCATCAAGACGCTTGATGAGTTTGACTTCCAGTTTGCCAGCGGCGTGCCCAAACCCCTGGTACAGGAGCTTGGCAGTCTGGCCTTCGTGGAGCGCAGCGAGAACGTGGTCTTGCTGGGCGCCAGTGGGGTGGGCAAAACCCACTTGGCCATCGCCTTGGGCTACAGGGCAACCCAGGCTGGAATCAAGACGCGTTTCATCACGGCGGCAGATCTGCTGATGACACTGAGCACGGCACTACGGCAGAACACCCTGGAAGAGGCTATCAAACGCATCGTGCGTCCCTACCGGCTGTTGATCATTGACGAGGTCGGGTACCTTCCCATGAATCGGGAACAGGCGAATCTTCTGTTCCAAGTCATTGCCAAACGCTATGAAGTGGGAAGTCTCATCCTGACCTCCAATCTGCCGTTTGGGCAATGGGACCAGACGTTTGCAGACGATGCCACGCTGACAGCGGCGCTACTTGACCGACTGCTCCACCACGCCCATGTGGTCCCGATTTCAGGAGACTCCTATCGCCTGAAAGATAAGCGGCGTGCCGGTGTGATTGCCGCCAGCAGCAATACCCTACTCAAACGAAAACGCAGTCACCTTGATACACAGGAGGAACAGGCAGCCTAA
- the pncB gene encoding nicotinate phosphoribosyltransferase: MIITSLLDTDLYKFTMMQVVLHQFPGAQVEYRFKCRNPGMNLAAHAAEIREEIRSLCSLQFQESELAYLRSMRFIKSDFVDFLGLFRLNEKYITVTPLANGELDISIVGPWLHTILFEIPVLAIVNEVYFRNTQRVPDFVEGRKRLETKIEQLRAEGLQDLKIADYGTRRRFSRAWHDEVLRVLSAKLGTVQSPGNAAGRPGQLAGTSNVLLAMKLGLTPLGTMAHEYLQASQALGPRLRDSQIFAFESWAREYRGDLGIALSDVYGMNAFLRDFDMYFCKLFDGARHDSGDPFTWGERMIAHYLSNRVNPSTKTLIFSDGLTIPRTIELYQQFRGRCQLAFGIGTNLTNDLGYTPLQIVIKMVRCNGQPVAKLSDTPSKNMCDDEKYLAYLRQVFEIPTPAETPAVPATQPSASA, encoded by the coding sequence ATGATCATCACCAGTTTGCTGGACACCGACCTCTACAAATTCACCATGATGCAAGTGGTGCTGCATCAGTTTCCGGGGGCGCAGGTGGAGTACCGCTTCAAGTGCCGCAACCCGGGCATGAATCTAGCGGCGCATGCGGCTGAGATCCGCGAGGAAATCCGTTCCCTGTGCAGCCTTCAGTTCCAGGAGAGCGAGCTGGCTTATCTGCGGTCCATGCGCTTTATCAAGAGCGACTTTGTGGATTTTCTGGGGCTGTTCCGCCTGAACGAAAAGTACATCACCGTCACGCCCTTGGCCAATGGCGAGCTCGATATCAGCATCGTCGGCCCTTGGCTGCACACCATCTTGTTTGAGATCCCGGTGCTTGCCATCGTGAACGAGGTGTACTTCCGCAACACTCAGCGGGTGCCGGACTTTGTGGAAGGGCGCAAGCGCCTGGAAACCAAGATCGAGCAGCTGCGCGCAGAGGGCTTGCAAGACCTGAAGATTGCCGATTACGGCACCCGCCGCAGGTTTTCTCGTGCGTGGCACGACGAGGTGCTGCGCGTACTCAGTGCCAAGCTCGGCACGGTACAAAGCCCGGGCAACGCTGCGGGCCGCCCCGGCCAACTGGCGGGTACCAGCAATGTGTTGCTGGCCATGAAGCTGGGGCTCACGCCACTGGGCACCATGGCCCACGAATACCTGCAAGCCTCTCAGGCCTTGGGCCCGAGGCTGCGGGACAGCCAGATTTTTGCTTTTGAGTCATGGGCCCGGGAATACCGAGGCGACCTCGGCATCGCGCTCAGCGATGTGTATGGCATGAACGCGTTTCTGCGCGACTTCGACATGTACTTTTGTAAGCTGTTCGATGGCGCGCGGCACGACAGCGGCGACCCGTTCACCTGGGGTGAGCGCATGATTGCGCACTACCTCAGCAACCGGGTGAACCCGAGCACAAAAACACTGATCTTCAGCGACGGGCTGACCATTCCGCGCACCATCGAGCTGTACCAGCAGTTCCGCGGGCGCTGCCAGCTGGCCTTCGGCATCGGCACGAATCTGACCAACGACTTGGGCTACACGCCGTTGCAAATCGTCATCAAGATGGTGCGTTGCAACGGCCAACCGGTGGCCAAGCTCTCCGACACACCGTCCAAGAACATGTGTGATGACGAGAAATACCTGGCCTACCTGCGCCAAGTGTTTGAAATACCGACCCCGGCGGAAACACCCGCCGTGCCCGCCACCCAACCCTCGGCTTCAGCATGA
- the istA gene encoding IS21 family transposase codes for MITNEEYMELKVLRKHRLSLREISAQTGMAVNTVRKYLEGGPPAMKKLPERKSKLDPFKDYLAGRIQAAKPDWIPATVLQREIAAQGYTGSVRILQEYLKELRPQARPDPVVRFETQPGEQMQMDWIEFRKSGHKDGMLAAFVATLGHSRATFAEFVTDMKLETLLACHVRAFESFGGVTREVLYDNMKTVILKRDAYGKNLHQFQGAFADFAHHHGFVPRVCKPYRAKTKGKVERMNGYIRRSFWVPLVASMKQQCLVVDADTANREMRTWLRDVANVRIHGTTGCVPALALQQERTHLLAIPSAYSGRTVRQLQKVTGSGAAVRPIPAAAWRGLQHPLAMYDTLVHNQASAGGRP; via the coding sequence ATGATTACGAACGAGGAGTACATGGAACTCAAGGTTTTAAGGAAGCACAGGCTGAGCTTGCGCGAGATATCGGCGCAAACTGGAATGGCAGTCAACACGGTGCGTAAGTATTTGGAGGGCGGTCCGCCGGCCATGAAGAAACTGCCGGAACGTAAAAGCAAGCTCGATCCATTCAAGGACTACTTGGCTGGACGTATTCAGGCGGCCAAGCCTGATTGGATTCCCGCAACGGTGCTGCAGCGTGAGATTGCCGCACAGGGGTATACGGGCTCCGTGCGCATCCTGCAGGAGTACCTCAAGGAGTTGCGTCCACAGGCGCGCCCGGATCCGGTTGTGCGGTTCGAGACCCAGCCCGGTGAGCAAATGCAGATGGACTGGATCGAGTTCCGCAAGTCTGGGCATAAAGACGGCATGTTGGCGGCGTTTGTGGCAACGCTTGGCCACAGCCGGGCGACCTTCGCGGAGTTTGTCACAGACATGAAGCTGGAGACACTACTGGCGTGCCATGTCAGGGCGTTCGAGAGCTTTGGTGGAGTCACCCGTGAAGTGCTGTACGACAACATGAAGACCGTCATCCTCAAGCGTGACGCCTACGGCAAGAACCTGCACCAGTTCCAGGGTGCCTTTGCTGACTTTGCGCACCACCATGGCTTTGTGCCGCGGGTGTGCAAGCCCTATCGGGCCAAGACCAAGGGCAAAGTCGAACGCATGAATGGCTACATCCGGCGCAGCTTCTGGGTGCCATTGGTGGCGAGTATGAAGCAGCAATGCTTGGTGGTGGACGCGGACACAGCCAATCGGGAAATGCGCACCTGGCTGCGTGACGTTGCCAATGTGCGGATCCACGGAACCACTGGGTGTGTGCCGGCACTGGCTTTGCAACAGGAGCGCACACATCTGCTGGCCATCCCCAGCGCCTACAGTGGGCGAACAGTGCGTCAATTGCAAAAAGTCACCGGTAGCGGCGCAGCAGTCCGGCCAATTCCAGCCGCGGCATGGCGAGGCCTGCAGCATCCTCTGGCGATGTATGACACGCTGGTGCACAACCAAGCCTCAGCAGGAGGACGACCATGA
- a CDS encoding acyl-CoA thioesterase, with product MQQNVPLKPHAEPRSAYRVLRTIPTRWSDNDVYGHVNNVVYYSWFDTAVNAYLMEQGVLDIHAGGTIGLVVETQCNYFASVSFPEVVQAGIRVAKLGTSSVRYEIGIFGEGETTAAKGHFIHVYVDRLTRKPVPLPDALRQLLETLQ from the coding sequence ATGCAGCAGAACGTGCCCTTGAAGCCCCACGCCGAGCCGCGAAGTGCCTACCGGGTACTGCGCACCATTCCCACCCGCTGGAGCGACAACGATGTCTACGGTCACGTCAACAACGTGGTCTATTACAGCTGGTTCGACACAGCCGTCAACGCTTACCTGATGGAGCAGGGCGTGCTCGACATCCATGCGGGCGGCACCATTGGACTGGTGGTGGAAACCCAGTGCAACTACTTCGCCTCTGTGTCCTTCCCCGAGGTGGTGCAGGCCGGCATTCGGGTTGCCAAACTCGGTACCTCCAGTGTGCGCTACGAGATCGGCATTTTTGGCGAGGGTGAGACCACCGCCGCCAAAGGCCACTTCATCCATGTTTATGTGGACAGGCTCACCCGCAAGCCAGTCCCGCTCCCTGATGCTTTGAGACAACTACTGGAGACCTTGCAATGA